The Candidatus Kuenenbacteria bacterium HGW-Kuenenbacteria-1 genome contains the following window.
AAAAATTGTAAATTTATTAAACGGCCAAGCCCTAATCCATGTTTTTCCTACAATAAATTTTCGTTCTAATGAGCCAAAACCTTCGGCGCTAGAATCAAAACTATGCCCTCGATTATCGCCCATAACAAAATATTCATCTTTTCCTAAAGTAATATCAATACTTTTTTCAACCTTATATTTTTCAGGAAGAAATTTATTTTCATCAAAAATTTTTCCATTAGGATTTTCTTTATTATAAATAGTAATTTCTTTATTAATAATTTTTACTCTTTCTTCGGGTAAACCAATAACTCTTTTAATATAATAATCATTGAGACTTTTTGGATATTTAAATACAATTACATCGCCTTTTTGCGGATTACCCAATCGGTAAATAATTTTATTCACAATTAAATATTCGTGATTGTGAAAATTTGGTTCCATTGAAGCGCCTTTAACATAAAATGGTTGAATCAAAAAATATCTAATAGGAATAACAATGGCTAAAGCAATCAAGGCCATTTGAATAAATTCTATAAAAATAGATTTCCAATTTTTATTTTCTGAAATTTCTTTTTGCATAATTCAAAATTTATAATTCAAAATTTATAATTTCTTAATTAATTTAAAATTTATAATTCAAAATTTATAATTTCTTAAGCCATTTTCTTTTATTTTGATTGTGCTCTTTAAGCGTTTTACTAAAAACCGTCTCGCCTGTTGGTTTTGATAGAAAAAATAAATAATCTGTTTC
Protein-coding sequences here:
- the lepB gene encoding signal peptidase I, yielding MQKEISENKNWKSIFIEFIQMALIALAIVIPIRYFLIQPFYVKGASMEPNFHNHEYLIVNKIIYRLGNPQKGDVIVFKYPKSLNDYYIKRVIGLPEERVKIINKEITIYNKENPNGKIFDENKFLPEKYKVEKSIDITLGKDEYFVMGDNRGHSFDSSAEGFGSLERKFIVGKTWIRAWPFNKFTIFGN